The following coding sequences lie in one Flavobacterium cyclinae genomic window:
- a CDS encoding murein L,D-transpeptidase catalytic domain-containing protein codes for MKHVLLLISICFLCCNNSDNNSIRIKDYSSYHKEASEFCKENQYNEEYYFLVDLGVHSGKNRFFIYDFKSNKIIDKNLVTHGSCDQFEDNPDKWKKVKFDNRVNSHCSMKGKYKIGNRDYSSWGINVKYWLHGLESTNKSAVKRVVVLHSWDAVKNFEIYPRHSPLSWGCPAVSDDFMEKLDERLQQTKKPVLLWIIE; via the coding sequence ATGAAACACGTTCTATTATTAATTTCAATTTGCTTCTTGTGCTGTAATAATTCAGATAACAATTCAATTCGAATTAAAGATTACTCTTCTTATCATAAAGAAGCTTCTGAATTTTGTAAAGAGAATCAGTATAATGAAGAGTACTATTTTTTAGTTGATTTGGGCGTGCATTCTGGGAAAAACCGTTTTTTTATTTATGATTTTAAATCGAATAAAATTATTGATAAAAATTTAGTAACGCATGGAAGTTGTGATCAATTTGAAGATAATCCAGATAAATGGAAAAAGGTTAAGTTTGACAACAGAGTAAATAGTCATTGCTCTATGAAGGGAAAATATAAAATTGGTAATCGCGATTATAGTTCTTGGGGAATCAATGTAAAATATTGGCTACACGGATTAGAATCTACAAATAAAAGTGCGGTAAAAAGGGTAGTGGTATTGCATTCTTGGGATGCAGTAAAGAATTTTGAAATTTATCCAAGACATAGTCCGTTAAGTTGGGGTTGTCCTGCGGTTTCAGATGATTTTATGGAAAAACTAGACGAACGTTTACAACAAACAAAAAAGCCAGTTTTGCTATGGATTATTGAATAA
- a CDS encoding alpha-ketoglutarate-dependent dioxygenase AlkB family protein yields MLDLFPKEKIILPLPDALFEFYPNFFNKEEANLLWNKLINETPWQQDDITIFGKKIAQPRLTCLFGNEGKPYSYSGLTMQPQLWNPTLIYIKDKVEQVAQQNFTTVLANLYRNEKDSNGWHADNEKELGRNPIIASVSFGEERKFQLKHNLNPEIRMNINLNHGSLLLMKEGSQLHYKHQIPKASQSKNPRINLTFRTIL; encoded by the coding sequence ATGCTCGATTTATTCCCAAAAGAAAAAATAATTTTACCGTTACCCGATGCGCTTTTCGAGTTTTATCCCAATTTCTTCAATAAAGAAGAAGCCAATCTTTTATGGAACAAATTAATAAATGAAACGCCTTGGCAACAAGACGATATTACCATATTTGGAAAGAAAATAGCCCAACCCAGATTAACCTGTTTATTTGGAAATGAAGGGAAACCATATTCGTATTCGGGATTAACGATGCAACCTCAACTTTGGAATCCTACATTGATATATATTAAAGACAAAGTAGAACAAGTTGCACAACAAAATTTTACTACAGTTTTAGCCAATTTATACAGAAACGAAAAAGACAGCAACGGTTGGCACGCTGACAACGAAAAAGAACTGGGCAGAAATCCCATAATTGCATCAGTAAGTTTTGGGGAAGAACGTAAATTTCAACTGAAGCATAACTTAAATCCTGAGATTAGAATGAATATAAATCTCAATCATGGAAGTTTATTATTGATGAAAGAAGGAAGTCAACTACATTATAAACACCAAATTCCAAAAGCTTCTCAATCTAAAAATCCAAGAATAAATTTAACTTTTAGAACAATTCTATAA
- a CDS encoding EamA family transporter: MSKNNIIKGVFLVALGATSYGMLATFVKLAYKENFTTAEVTSSQFIYGIIGIILINLFQRTKNKNTAVKATPKNIFHLMLAGTSLGMTSVFYYLAVKYIPVSIGIVLLMQTVWMGVLLEWFLDKKAPSFQKIISVIIVLIGTALAINIFKIDFNDPTIDWPNGLFWGLLAAASFTTTMFTANKVALGISSAQRSLYMLLGGAVIVFGFSLYTQVTPFNFEIFAKWGIVLALFGTIIPPMLLNAGFPHTGIGLGSIVSSLELPVSVMMAYFLLNEQVLFIQWIGILLIITAIVIMNIQFKKK; encoded by the coding sequence ATGTCAAAAAACAATATAATAAAAGGCGTTTTCTTAGTTGCATTAGGTGCAACTAGTTATGGAATGTTAGCCACTTTTGTAAAATTAGCTTATAAAGAAAACTTTACAACCGCAGAAGTAACTTCCTCTCAATTCATTTATGGGATAATTGGAATAATATTAATCAACTTATTCCAACGCACCAAAAATAAAAACACCGCAGTAAAAGCTACACCAAAAAACATTTTCCATTTAATGTTAGCTGGAACTTCATTAGGAATGACGAGTGTTTTTTACTATTTAGCGGTAAAATACATCCCGGTTTCTATTGGAATTGTATTGTTAATGCAAACCGTTTGGATGGGTGTTTTATTAGAATGGTTTTTAGATAAAAAAGCACCTTCATTTCAAAAAATAATTTCGGTTATCATCGTATTAATTGGTACAGCTTTAGCAATCAATATTTTTAAAATAGATTTTAATGACCCAACAATTGATTGGCCAAACGGATTATTTTGGGGTTTATTGGCGGCAGCGTCCTTTACAACTACGATGTTTACCGCTAACAAAGTAGCACTAGGAATTTCATCAGCACAAAGAAGTTTGTATATGTTATTAGGTGGTGCTGTTATCGTTTTTGGTTTTAGTTTATATACCCAAGTTACACCTTTTAACTTTGAAATTTTTGCAAAATGGGGAATTGTATTGGCATTATTTGGTACAATAATTCCGCCTATGCTATTAAATGCAGGATTTCCTCATACGGGAATTGGTTTAGGAAGTATTGTATCTTCATTAGAATTACCGGTTTCGGTAATGATGGCATATTTTCTTTTAAACGAACAAGTGTTATTCATTCAATGGATAGGAATTCTGTTAATAATTACCGCAATCGTAATTATGAATATACAATTCAAGAAAAAATAA